In one Balaenoptera musculus isolate JJ_BM4_2016_0621 chromosome 20, mBalMus1.pri.v3, whole genome shotgun sequence genomic region, the following are encoded:
- the RAB34 gene encoding ras-related protein Rab-34 isoform X1: protein MNILAPVRRDRVLTELPQCLRKEAALHVHKGFHPRVTCACQEHRTGTVGRFKISKVIVVGDLSVGKTCLINRFCKDTFDKNYKATIGVDFEMERFEVLGVPFSLQLWDTAGQERFKCIASTYYRGAQAIIIVFNLNDVASLEHTKQWLADALKENDPSSVLLFLVGSKKDLSTPAQYTLMEKDALKVAQEMKAEYWAVSSLTGENVREFFFRVTALTFEANVLAELEKSGSRRIGDVVRINSDDSNLYLTASKKKPMCCP, encoded by the exons ATGAACATTCTGGCGCCGGTGCGCAGGGACCGCGTCCTGACGGAGCTGCCCCAG TGCCTGAGGAAGGAGGCCGCTTTGCACGTGCACAAAGGCTTCCACCCCCGCGTCACCTGCGCCTGCCAGGAGCACCGGACAGGCACCGTGGG CAGATTTAAGATCTCCAAGGTCATTGTGGTGGGCGACCTGTCAGTGGGGAAGACTTGTCTCATTAATAG GTTCTGCAAAGACACCTTTGATAAGAACTACAAGGCCACCATCGGAGTGGACTTTGAGATGGAACGATTTGAGGTGTTGGGCGTCCCCTTCAGTCTGCAGCT ctgGGACACCGCTGGACAGGAGAGGTTCAAATGCATTGCTTCGACCTACTACCGAGGAGCTCAAG CCATCATCATCGTTTTCAACCTGAATGATGTGGCCTCCCTGGAACATACCAA GCAGTGGCTAGCTGATGCACTCAAGGAGAATGACCCTTCCAGTGTGCTTCTCTTCCTCGTGGGTTCCAAGAAGGACCTGAGT ACTCCTGCTCAGTATACGCTAATGGAGAAAGATGCACTCAAGGTGGCCCAAGAGATGAAGGCCGAGTACTGGGCAGTCTCATCTCTCACTG GTGAAAATGTCCGGGAATTCTTCTTTCGTGTGACGGCACTGACCTTTGAGGCCAATGTGCTGGCTGAGCTGGAGAAATCGGGATCCCGGCGTATTGGGGATGTTGTCC GCATCAACAGTGATGACAGCAACCTCTACCTAACTGCCAGCAAGAAGAAGCCCATGTGTTGCCCATGA
- the RAB34 gene encoding ras-related protein Rab-34 isoform X2, producing the protein MNILAPVRRDRVLTELPQCLRKEAALHVHKGFHPRVTCACQEHRTGTVGFKISKVIVVGDLSVGKTCLINRFCKDTFDKNYKATIGVDFEMERFEVLGVPFSLQLWDTAGQERFKCIASTYYRGAQAIIIVFNLNDVASLEHTKQWLADALKENDPSSVLLFLVGSKKDLSTPAQYTLMEKDALKVAQEMKAEYWAVSSLTGENVREFFFRVTALTFEANVLAELEKSGSRRIGDVVRINSDDSNLYLTASKKKPMCCP; encoded by the exons ATGAACATTCTGGCGCCGGTGCGCAGGGACCGCGTCCTGACGGAGCTGCCCCAG TGCCTGAGGAAGGAGGCCGCTTTGCACGTGCACAAAGGCTTCCACCCCCGCGTCACCTGCGCCTGCCAGGAGCACCGGACAGGCACCGTGGG ATTTAAGATCTCCAAGGTCATTGTGGTGGGCGACCTGTCAGTGGGGAAGACTTGTCTCATTAATAG GTTCTGCAAAGACACCTTTGATAAGAACTACAAGGCCACCATCGGAGTGGACTTTGAGATGGAACGATTTGAGGTGTTGGGCGTCCCCTTCAGTCTGCAGCT ctgGGACACCGCTGGACAGGAGAGGTTCAAATGCATTGCTTCGACCTACTACCGAGGAGCTCAAG CCATCATCATCGTTTTCAACCTGAATGATGTGGCCTCCCTGGAACATACCAA GCAGTGGCTAGCTGATGCACTCAAGGAGAATGACCCTTCCAGTGTGCTTCTCTTCCTCGTGGGTTCCAAGAAGGACCTGAGT ACTCCTGCTCAGTATACGCTAATGGAGAAAGATGCACTCAAGGTGGCCCAAGAGATGAAGGCCGAGTACTGGGCAGTCTCATCTCTCACTG GTGAAAATGTCCGGGAATTCTTCTTTCGTGTGACGGCACTGACCTTTGAGGCCAATGTGCTGGCTGAGCTGGAGAAATCGGGATCCCGGCGTATTGGGGATGTTGTCC GCATCAACAGTGATGACAGCAACCTCTACCTAACTGCCAGCAAGAAGAAGCCCATGTGTTGCCCATGA